A DNA window from Brassica napus cultivar Da-Ae chromosome A4, Da-Ae, whole genome shotgun sequence contains the following coding sequences:
- the LOC106446979 gene encoding omega-3 fatty acid desaturase, endoplasmic reticulum-like (The RefSeq protein has 4 substitutions, 3 frameshifts, 1 non-frameshifting indel compared to this genomic sequence) gives MVVAMDQRSNANGDERFDPSAQPPFKIGDIRAAIPKHCWVKSPLRSMSYVARDIFAVVALAVAAVYFDSWFFWPLYWAAQGTLFWAIFVLGHDCGHGSFSDIPLLNTAVGHILHSFILVPYHGWRISHRTHHQNHGHVENDESWVPLPEKLYKNLSHSTRMLRYTVPLPMLAYPLYLWVQKSLVKKGPHYNPYSSLFAPSERKLIATSTTCWSIMLATLVYLSFLVGPVTVLKVYGVPYIIFVMWLDAVTYLHHHGHDDKLPWYRGKEWSYLRGGLTTIDRDYGIFNNIHHDIGTHVIHHLFPQTPHYHLVDATKSAKHVLGRYYREPKTSGAIPIHLVESLVASIRKDHYVSDTGDIVFYETDPDLYVYASDKSKIN, from the exons ATGGTTGTCGCTATGGACCAGCGTAGCAATCCGAACGGAGTTTCCATGGACGAAAGGTTTGATCCGAGCGCACAACCACCGTTCAAGATCGGAGATATAAGGGCGGCGATTCCTAAGCATTGTTGGGTAAAGAGTCCTTTGAGATCCATGAGCTACGTTGCCAGAGACATTTGCGCCGTCGTGGCTCTTGCCGTCGCCGCCGTGTATTTTGATAGCTGGTTCTTCTGGCCTCTTTATTGGGCTGCCCAAGGAACCCTTTTCTGGGCTATCTTCGTACTCGGCCACGACtg TGGACATGGGAGCTTCTCAGACATTCCTCTTCTGAATACTGCGGTTGGTCATATTCTTCATTCCTTCATTCTCGTTCCATACCATGGTTG GAGAATAAGCCATCGGACACACCACCAGAACCATGGCCATGTTGAAAACGACGAGTCTTGGGTTCCG TTGCCAGAAAAATTATACAAGAATTTGTCCCACAGTACACGGATGCTCAGATACACTGTCCCTCTCCCCATGCTCGCTTACCCTCTCTATCTG TACAGAAGT TGGTAAAGAAGGGT CATTATAACCCATACAGTAGTTTATTTGCCCCAAGCGAGAGAAAGCTTATTGCAACTTCAACTACTTGCTGGTCGATCATGTTGGCCACTCTTGTTTATCTATCATTCCTCGTTGGTCCAGTCACAGTTCTAAAAGTCTATGGTGTTCCTTACATT ATCTTTGTAATGTGGTTGGACGCTGTCACGTACTTGCATCATCATGGTCACGATGATAAGTTGCCTTGGTACAGAGGCAAG GAATGGAGTTATTTACGTGGAGGATTAACAACTATTGATAGAGATTACGGGATCTTCAACAACATTCATCACGATATTGGAACTCACGTGATCCATCATCTTTTCCCACAAATCCCTCACTATCACTTGGTTGATGCC ACGAAATCAGCTAAACATGTGTTGGGAAGATACTACAGAGAACCAAAGACGTCAGGAGCAATACCGATCCACTTGGTGGAAAGTTTGGTGGCAAGTATTAAGAAAGATCATTACGTCAGTGACACTGGTGATATTGTCTTCTACGAGACAGATCCAGATCTCTACGTTTATGCTTCTGACAAATCCAAAATCAACTAA
- the LOC106348417 gene encoding probable protein phosphatase 2C 25, whose amino-acid sequence MSCSIAVCNSPVSSLFYNNKASILSSPHETVSLTASSPKSPFRLRFKKPPTGLAPAPLVLGLDSVSTQSPPGGVLKRKRPTRLDIPVATASEIAVTTPRKESREVEKEGDGYSVYCKRGRREAMEDRFSAITNLEGDRKHAIFGVYDGHGGVNASEFAAKNLDTNVLKEVVGCNKSDVADAVKRGYLTTDAAFLKGKDVKGGACCVTAMFRDGNLVIANAGDCRAVMSVGGVAEALSSDHRPSRDDERTRIETTGGYVDTFRGVWRIQGSLAVSRGIGDAQFKKWVIAEPETKTLRIDEEHEFLILASDGLWDKVSNQEAVDIARPFCLGDEKKTLLLACKKLVDLSVSRGSSDDISVMLIPLRQFI is encoded by the exons ATGTCGTGTTCCATCGCCGTCTGCAATTCTCCGGTGTCATCTCTTTTCTACAACAACAAAGCTTCTATCCTCTCTTCGCCGCATGAAACCGTCTCTCTCACTGCTTCTTCCCCTAAATCTCCGTTTCGTCTTCGTTTCAAGAAACCACCGACCGGACTCGCTCCTGCACCGTTAGTCCTCGGGTTAGACTCTGTTTCCACGCAGTCTCCTCCCGGAGGGGTTTTGAAGAGGAAACGGCCCACGAGGCTCGATATACCGGTCGCCACCGCGTCGGAGATCGCGGTTACAACGCCCAGGAAGGAGAGCAGAGAGGTGGAGAAGGAAGGAGACGGTTACTCTGTTTATTGCAAGAGAGGAAGGAGAGAAGCTATGGAGGATCGCTTCTCCGCTATAACCAATCTCGAAGGAGATCGCAAACACGCCATATTCGGAGTTTACGATGGTCACGGAGGAGTCAACGCGTCTGAGTTTGCGGCCAAGAACTTAGACACGAACGTTTTAAAAGAAGTGGTTGGTTGTAATAAGTCTGACGTGGCAGACGCGGTGAAACGCGGTTACTTGACCACAGACGCAGCGTTTCTCAAGGGGAAAGACGTTAAAGGCGGTGCTTGCTGCGTCACGGCTATGTTCAGAGACGGGAACCTCGTGATCGCCAATGCCGGTGACTGTCGCGCCGTTATGAGCGTGGGAGGCGTCGCGGAGGCTCTTTCTTCCGACCACCGTCCTTCTAGAGATGATGAGCGGACAAGAATTGAAACAACG GGGGGATATGTTGATACGTTTCGTGGTGTTTGGAGGATACAAGGATCTTTAGCTGTGTCGAGAGGCATAGGTGATGCTCAATTCAAGAAATGGGTGATAGCAGAACCAGAGACGAAGACGTTAAGAATCGATGAGGAGCACGAGTTCTTGATCCTGGCATCGGATGGTCTATGGGACAAAGTGAGTAACCAAGAAGCAGTAGACATTGCTCGTCCCTTCTGCTTAGGAGATGAGAAGAAGACATTGTTGTTAGCGTGTAAGAAGCTTGTCGATCTCTCGGTTTCACGAGGATCATCGGATGATATTAGTGTGATGTTGATCCCTTTGCGCCAGTTCATCTAG
- the LOC106348413 gene encoding PHD finger-like domain-containing protein 5A — MAKHHPDLIMCRKQPGIAIGRLCEKCDGKCVVCDSYVRPCTLVRICDECNYGSFQGRCVICGGVGISDAYYCKECTQQEKDRDGCPKIVNLGSAKTDLFYERKKYGFKKR, encoded by the coding sequence ATGGCAAAGCATCACCCTGATCTCATCATGTGCCGGAAACAACCAGGCATTGCCATCGGACGACTCTGCGAAAAATGCGACGGCAAATGCGTGGTTTGTGATTCTTATGTGCGTCCCTGCACTCTGGTGCGTATCTGTGACGAGTGCAACTACGGGTCATTCCAAGGCCGCTGTGTTATCTGCGGAGGTGTTGGGATCTCGGATGCTTACTACTGCAAGGAGTGTACGCAACAGGAGAAAGACAGAGATGGCTGCCCCAAGATCGTCAACCTTGGGAGTGCCAAGACTGATCTCTTCTATGAACGTAAGAAATATGGTTTCAAaaaacgatga
- the LOC106348414 gene encoding protein trichome birefringence-like 45 produces the protein MHRTKYNNNISSLHSLQASLMSALQCLTFLFLFLLLQVATPASPLPLDRRRRVLDNSNHSNFAKHPRRVVFPVNRGSCDLFAGEWVRDETYPLYRAEECGGGMIDPGFDCQTYGRPDSDYLKFRWKPFNCDVPRFNGVKFLQEMRNKTIMFVGDSLGRNQWESLMCMITSSAPFIHTHIIHEDPLSTFKILDYDVKVSFYRAPYLVNIEKIHGKTTLKLDEISVDASAAWRTANVLLFNTGHWWSHTGSLRGWEQMKIGGRYYGDMDRLVAMRKGLTTWSNWVLRYTNSPLTRVFFFSVSPTHYNPNEWTSGATASTITQGGKTCYGQTKPFSGTSYPTSSYVDQKKVIDQVVKEMKSHVSLMDISMLSALRIDGHPSIYSGDLNPSLKKNPDRSSDCSHWCLPGLPDTWNQLFYAALLF, from the exons ATGCACAGgacaaaatataataacaacatTTCTTCCCTTCACTCTCTTCAAGCTTCTTTAATGTCGGCTCTTCAATGTCTCACtttcctcttcttgtttctccttCTCCAAGTCGCTACTCCTGCCTCGCCTCTCCCTCTTGACCGGAGAAGGCGGGTTCTGGACAACAGCAACCACAGCAACTTCGCCAAGCATCCACGTCGGGTGGTTTTCCCGGTGAACAGAGGTAGCTGTGATCTTTTCGCCGGCGAGTGGGTACGGGATGAGACCTACCCACTTTACCGAGCGGAAGAATGCGGCGGAGGAATGATAGATCCGGGATTCGACTGCCAGACTTACGGCAGACCTGACTCTGATTATCTCAAGTTCCGGTGGAAACCTTTCAATTGCGACGTCCCAAG GTTTAATGGGGTGAAGTTTCTACAAGAGATGAGGAACAAAACAATAATGTTCGTAGGTGATTCATTGGGTAGGAACCAGTGGGAGTCATTGATGTGCATGATCACTTCATCAGCACCGTTCATTCATACACATATCATTCATGAAGATCCTCTCTCTACCTTCAAGATCCTT GATTACGACGTTAAAGTATCATTCTATAGAGCTCCTTATCTAGTAAACATAGAAAAAATACACGGAAAGACAACTCTTAAACTCGATGAAATCTCTGTCGATGCATCGGCCGCTTGGCGCACAGCCAACGTTCTGCTGTTCAACACTGGTCACTGGTGGAGCCACACAGGTTCTCTACGAGG GTGGGAGCAGATGAAGATAGGCGGGAGATATTACGGAGACATGGATAGGTTGGTGGCAATGAGAAAAGGACTAACGACATGGTCTAATTGGGTCCTTCGCTATACCAACTCGCCCCTCACTagagttttcttcttctccgtctCCCCCACACACTACAA TCCAAATGAATGGACTTCAGGAGCAACAGCTTCAACGATAACTCAAGGAGGTAAAACCTGCTACGGTCAGACTAAGCCGTTTAGTGGGACATCGTACCCAACGAGCTCATACGTAGACCAGAAGAAAGTGATTGACCAAGTGGTGAAAGAGATGAAATCTCATGTCTCATTGATGGATATATCTATGCTTTCGGCTCTTCGAATCGACGGTCATCCTTCAATCTACAGTGGAGATCTTAATCCTTCTCTAAAGAAAAATCCTGATCGTTCATCTGATTGTAGCCATTGGTGTCTTCCTGGTCTCCCTGATACTTGGAACCAGTTGTTCTATGCTGCTTTGTTGTTTTAA
- the LOC106446978 gene encoding ABC transporter G family member 31 — protein sequence MAAAWNGSEYFDIDVETGRQSFARPSNAETVEQDEEDLRWAAVGRLPSQRQGSHLSVLRRSQTSQAQTSGYADGNVVQTIDVRKLDRSDREMVVRQALATSDQDNYKLLSAIKERLDRVGMEVPKIEVRFEHLNVEADVQAGTRALPTLVNVSRDFIERLLSSLRIMKTRKHKLTILKDISGIIKPGRMTLLLGPPGSGKSTLLLALAGKLDKSLKKTGNITYNGENLDEFHVKRTSAYISQTDNHIAELTVRETLDFAARCQGASEGFAGYMKDLTRLEKERGIHPSSEIDAFMKAASVSGSKHSVSTDYVLRVLGLDVCSDTMVGNDMMRGVSGGQRKRVTTGEMTVGPRKTLFMDEISTGLDSSTTFQIVKCVRNFVHLMDGTVLMALLQPAPETFDLFDDLILLSEGYMVYQGPRQDVVGFFESLGFRLPPRKGVADFLQEVTSKKDQAQYWADPSKPYQFIPVSDIAAAFRNSNYGHAADSKLATPFNKSSADPSALCRTQFAISGWENLKVCFEREILLINRHRFLYTFRTCQVAFVGFVTATVFLRTRLHPTNEAYGNEYLSCLFFGLVHMMFNGFSELPLMISRLPVFYKQRDNSFHPAWSWSIASWILRVPYSILEAVVWTCVVYYSVGLAPSAGRFFRYMLLLFSVHQMALGLFRMLASVARDMVIANTFGSASILAVFLLGGFVIPKDDIKPWWTWGFWISPLSYGQRAIAVNEFTATRWMQPSAISNTTIGFNFLKLRSFPTNDNWYWIGVGVLICYALLFNNIVTLALAYLNPLKKARAVVLEDLNEETQTASVSNPRQGRSEKKGMILPFKPLTMTFHNVNYYVDMLKEMRSQGVPETRLQLLSNVSGVFSPGVLTALVGSSGAGKTTLMDVLAGRKTGGYTEGDIRISGYQKEQQTFARISGYVEQNDIHSPQVTVEESLWFSARLRLPKEISKEKKKEFVEEVMRLVELDSLRYALVGLPGTTGLSTEQRKRLTIAVELVANPSIIFMDEPTSGLDARAAAIVMRTVRNTVDTGRTVVCTIHQPSIDIFEAFDELLLMKRGGQVIYGGKLGEHSQVMVDYFQGINGVPGISSGYNPATWMLEVTTLALEEKFSMDFADLYKKSEQFREVEANIKQLSVPPEGSEPIKFDSIYSQNQLSQFLLCLWKQNLVYWRSPEYNLVRLIFTTVAAIILGTVFWDIGSKRTSTQDLVTIMGALYSACLFLGVSNASSVQPIVSIERTVFYREKAAGMYGPIPYAAAQGLVEIPYILTQTILYGVITYFTIGFERTLSKFVLYLVFMFLTFTYFTFYGMMAVGLTPNQHLAAVISSAFYSLWNLLSGFLVQKPLIPVWWIWFYYICPVAWTLQGVILSQLGDVESIIKEPMFHGTVKQFIEQYFGFKPDMIGVSAAVLVGFCALFFSGFALSVKFLNFQRR from the exons ATGGCGGCTGCGTGGAACGGGAGTGAGTATTTCGACATCGACGTTGAGACCGGTAGACAATCGTTCGCGCGGCCGTCGAACGCCGAGACTGTCGAGCAAGACGAAGAAGATCTGAGATGGGCAGCCGTAGGAAGGTTACCGTCGCAGAGACAAGGGAGCCATCTATCGGTTCTGCGTCGGTCGCAAACGTCGCAGGCGCAGACTTCTGGCTACGCAGACGGGAACGTCGTGCAGACCATTGACGTTAGGAAGCTTGATCGGTCTGATCGTGAGATGGTTGTTCGTCAGGCACTCGCCACTAGCGATCAGGATAATTACAAGCTCCTCTCCGCCATTAAAGAACGTCTCGATag AGTTGGAATGGAAGTTCCCAAGATTGAAGTCCGGTTTGAGCATTTGAATGTTGAAGCTGATGTTCAAGCTGGTACAAGAGCTTTACCTACTTTGGTTAACGTATCTCGTGATTTCATTGAG CGTCTCTTAAGCAGCTTGAGGATAATGAAGACTAGAAAACACAAGCTAACAATCTTGAAAGATATCAGTGGGATTATCAAACCAGGAAG GATGACTTTGCTACTAGGACCACCCGGTTCGGGGAAGTCGACTTTACTTCTTGCTCTCGCAGGGAAGCTTGATAAAAGTTTGAAG aaAACGGGTAACATCACTTACAATGGAGAGAATCTTGATGAGTTCCATGTTAAAAGGACTTCAGCATATATTAGTCAAACAGATAATCACATTGCTGAACTCACTGTTCGTGAGACACTTGATTTTGCTGCGAGATGTCAGGGTGCAAGCGAAGGATTTGCAG GTTACATGAAAGATCTAACCCGATTAGAGAAAGAGAGGGGTATACATCCTTCTTCTGAAATTGATGCTTTCATGAAG GCTGCTTCTGTCAGTGGTAGTAAGCATAGCGTTTCCACGGATTATGTGCTTAGAGTGCTTGGTCTTGATGTATGTTCAGATACAATGGTTGGTAATGATATGATGAGAGGTGTTTCAGGAGGTCAAAGGAAAAGAGTAACAACAG GGGAGATGACTGTTGGGCCAAGAAAGACGTTGTTCATGGATGAAATATCTACTGGTCTTGATAGCTCAACAACTTTCCAGATTGTGAAATGTGTCAGAAACTTTGTCCATCTAATGGACGGAACCGTTCTCATGGCACTTCTTCAGCCTGCACCGGAAACATTTGATCTCTTTGACGACTTGATTCTTCTATCAGAAGGTTACATGGTGTATCAAGGTCCTCGACAAGATGTGGTGGGATTTTTCGAGTCTCTAGGATTCCGTCTCCCACCACGTAAAGGTGTTGCAGATTTTCTCCAAGAG GTGACGTCCAAAAAGGATCAAGCTCAGTACTGGGCAGATCCTTCTAAGCCTTATCAATTCATTCCTGTCTCGGACATAGCAGCTGCGTTCCGCAACTCGAATTACGGGCATGCTGCAGATTCCAAGCTTGCAACACCATTTAATAAGTCATCTGCGGATCCTTCAGCTTTGTGCCGAACACAGTTTGCCATATCAGGATGGGAGAACCTTAAAGTTTGCTTCGAACGAGAGATACTATTGATCAACCGTCACAGGTTTCTTTACACGTTTAGGACATGTCAG GTTGCATTTGTGGGATTTGTCACCGCCACGGTGTTTTTGAGAACTAGATTACACCCAACAAACGAAGCATATGGAAACGAGTATCTGTCTTGCCTTTTCTTTGGCCTAGTACACATGATGTTCAATGGTTTCTCTGAACTGCCTCTCATGATATCGCGTCTCCCAGTTTTCTACAAGCAAAGGGATAACTCGTTTCATCCAGCTTGGTCCtggtctattgctagctggatCTTGCGTGTGCCTTACTCTATCCTTGAAGCTGTTGTTTGGACTTGTGTAGTATACTACAGTGTGGGACTTGCTCCCTCAGCAGGCAG GTTTTTCCGATACATGTTACTCCTCTTCTCGGTGCATCAAATGGCTCTAGGTTTGTTTCGTATGCTGGCTTCTGTAGCAAGGGACATGGTCATTGCAAATACATTCGGATCTGCATCAATCTTGGCAGTGTTCTTGCTTGGTGGATTCGTTATTCCAAAAG atgatattaaaccctGGTGGACTTGGGGTTTTTGGATATCACCTTTATCCTATGGGCAACGTGCCATTGCGGTCAATGAATTCACAGCCACGAGGTGGATGCAG CCATCAGCTATATCGAATACTACAATTGGATTCAACTTTCTCAAGCTACGAAGTTTCCCAACAAATGACAACTGGTATTGGATTGGAGTTGGTGTACTCATTTGTTATGCACTTCTCTTCAACAACATTGTCACTCTCGCCTTGGCTTACCTTAACC CTCTAAAAAAGGCTCGAGCAGTTGTTTTAGAAGATCTGAATGAAGAAACCCAAACTGCTTCAGTATCAAATCCAAGACAAGGAAGAAGTGAGAAGAAAGGAATGATTCTTCCGTTCAAACCATTAACAATGACTTTCCACAACGTTAACTATTATGTTGACATGCTAAAG GAAATGCGTTCTCAAGGTGTACCAGAGACAAGACTACAACTGTTATCAAACGTGAGTGGAGTCTTCTCCCCTGGCGTTCTTACAGCTTTGGTTGGATCAAGTGGTGCTGGAAAAACTACATTGATGGATGTTCTTGCGGGTCGAAAAACCGGTGGATATACGGAGGGAGATATCAGAATCTCTGGTTACCAAAAAGAACAACAAACATTTGCAAGAATCTCTGGATATGTTGAGCAAAACGATATACATTCTCCACAAGTCACAGTTGAAGAGTCCCTTTGGTTCTCTGCTAGGCTTCGTCTTCCTAAAGAGATcagcaaagaaaagaaaaag GAATTTGTGGAAGAAGTTATGAGACTAGTGGAGCTTGATAGTCTGAGATATGCATTAGTAGGTTTACCTGGTACAACCGGACTGTCTACAGAACAGAGGAAACGTCTAACAATTGCTGTTGAGTTAGTTGCAAATCCATCGATAATTTTCATGGATGAACCAACATCTGGACTTGATGCAAGAGCAGCTGCAATTGTGATGAGAACGGTTAGGAACACTGTTGACACTGGTAGAACAGTGGTTTGCACCATTCATCAACCCAGCATTGACATTTTTGAGGCTTTTGACGAG CTGCTTCTAATGAAACGAGGAGGACAGGTTATATATGGCGGGAAATTAGGTGAACACTCTCAGGTTATGGTAGACTACTTTCAG GGTATTAATGGAGTTCCTGGAATCTCAAGTGGCTACAACCCAGCAACTTGGATGCTTGAAGTAACCACGCTTGCTCTGGAGGAGAAATTTAGCATGGATTTTGCAGATTTATACAAAAAATCTGAACAGTTTAG AGAAGTGGAGGCAAACATCAAGCAACTCAGTGTTCCACCAGAAGGCTCAGAGCCAATAAAGTTCgactcaatatactcacaaaaCCAACTCTCTCAGTTTCTACTCTGCCTCTGGAAACAGAACCTCGTCTACTGGAGAAGTCCAGAATACAATCTTGTGAGACTGATCTTCACAACAGTCGCTGCCATTATACTCGGCACGGTCTTCTGGGACATTGGTTCCAAGAGAACTTCCACACAAGATTTGGTCACTATAATGGGAGCACTTTACTCGGCTTGCTTGTTTCTTGGTGTTAGTAATGCTTCATCAGTACAACCGATCGTCTCGATCGAAAGGACGGTTTTCTATAGAGAGAAAGCGGCGGGAATGTATGGTCCAATCCCATATGCAGCAGCTCAAGGGCTTGTGGAGATACCTTACATTCTCACCCAAACCATTCTCTATGGCGTCATCACATACTTCACCATTGGTTTTGAAAGAACGTTGAGTAAGTTTGTTCTCTACTTGGTGTTCATGTTCCTCACTTTCACCTACTTCACCTTCTACGGCATGATGGCGGTTGGTCTCACCCCGAATCAGCACTTAGCTGCTGTGATCTCCTCTGCGTTTTACTCTCTATGGAATCTCCTATCTGGTTTCCTCGTCCAAAAACCT tTGATTCCAGTGTGGTGGATATGGTTCTATTACATATGTCCAGTGGCGTGGACACTTCAAGGAGTGATCCTCTCACAGCTTGGTGACGTGGAGAGCATCATCAAGGAGCCAATGTTCCATGGCACGGTCAAGCAGTTTATTGAACAGTACTTTGGGTTTAAGCCAGATATGATAGGTGTATCGGCTGCAGTTCTTGTCGGATTTTGCGCTCTCTTCTTCTCTGGATTCGCACTTTCAGTCAAATTCCTCAATTTCCAGAGAAGATAG
- the LOC106434869 gene encoding protein PSY3-like: MGYASSSSVVLCLLLIFTFAFVSSSARLSLSFPENEMRVVRERSLMVSTNDYGEPSANGRHDPPRGGRGRKR, encoded by the exons atgGGTTATGCATCATCTTCCTCGGTTGTGTTATGTTTGTTACTCATCTTCACATTTGCTTTTGTCTCTTCTTCTGCTCGCCTCAGTCTTTCATTTCCAG AAAATGAAATGAGGGTGGTGAGAGAACGGTCATTGATGGTGAGCACAAACGACTACGGTGAACCTTCAGCTAACGGCAGACACGATCCACCTCGTGGTGGCCGAGGACGCAAACGTTGA